The Procambarus clarkii isolate CNS0578487 chromosome 37, FALCON_Pclarkii_2.0, whole genome shotgun sequence nucleotide sequence GAGGCCTCGCTAACAAGGGTGCTGGATGAGGCCTCGCTAACAAGGGTGCTGGATGAGGCCTCGCTAACAAGGGTGCTGGATGAGGCCTCGCTAACAAGGATGCTGGATGAGGCCTCGCTAACAAGGGTGCTGGATGAGGCCTCGCTAACAAGGATGCTGGATGAGGCCTCGCTAACAAGGGTGCTGGATGAGGCCTCGCTAACAAGGGTGCTGGATGAGGCCTCGCTAACAAGGGTGCTGGATGAGGCCTCGCTAACAAGGGTGCTGGATGAGGCCTCGCTAACAAGGATGCTGGATGAGGCCTCGCTAACAAGGGTGCTGGATGAGGCCTCGCTAACAAGGGTGCTGGATGAGGCCTCGCTAACAAGGGTGCTGGATGAGGCCTCGCTAACAAGGGTGCTGGATGAGGCCTCGCTAACAAGGGTGCTGGATGAGGCCTCGCTAACAAGGGTGCTGGATGAGGCCTCGCTAACAAGGGTGCTGGATGAGGCCTCGCTAACAAGGGTGCTGGATGAGGCCTCGCTAACAAGGGTGCTGGATGAGGCCTCGCTAACAAGGGTGCTGGATGAGGCCTCGCTCACAAGGGTGCTGGATGAGGCCTCGCTAACAAAGATGCTGGATGAGGCCTCGCTAACAAGGGTGTTGGATGAGGCCTCGCTAACAAGGATGCTGGATGAGGCCTCGCTAACAAAGATGCTGGATGAGGCCTCGCTAACAAGGGTGTTGGATGAGGCCTCGCTAACAAGGATGCTGGATGAGGCCTCGCTAACAAGGATGCTGGATGAGGCCTCGCTAACAAGGATGCTGGATGAGGCCTCGCTAACAAAGATGCTGGATGAGGCCTCGCTAACAAGGGTGTTGGATGAGGCCTCGCTAACAAGGATGCTGGATGAGGCCTCGCTAACAAGGATGCTGGATGAGGCCTCGCTAACAAGGGTGTTGGATGAGGCCTCGCTAACAAGGATGCTGGATGAGGCCTTGCTAACAAGGACTTGTTGCTTTCTCAAAAGACATTCCACTTGACAGCTTCTTATGGTTAAGTTACAAATATATTTGTCGTAAGCTCGGGTATAGGTTCGCAATAAGAATGCGAGAGCCTCTGTGTGTCCGAGTATTTTCTGTGTGTCCGAGTATCTTCTGTGTGTCCGAGTATACATTAGGACATCTTGGAATAGAAGTTGGGGAATTGTGCCATGATTGGAATAATGCCCAACCACTAACACGGGAAGATCGGAAGCAGTACTGAAGATCCTCTCTACGCACGATATGCCTGGGTGTTGTCAATGGGAAGATATGCAGTGAAGATCGCGTGTATCGAAGATAGCTTGTGGTGAAAATCGCGTATCTGGTGAAGATCGCGTATCTGGTGAAGATCGCGTGTCTGATGAAGATCGCGTGTCTGGTGAAGATCGCGTGTCTGGTGAAGATCGCGTGTCTGGTGAAGATCGCGTATCTGGTGAAGATCGCCTGTCTGGTGAAGATCGCGGGTGTGGTGAAGATCGCGTGTCTGGTGAAGATCGCGTGTCTGGTGAAGATCGCGGGTGTGGTGAAAATCGCGTGTGTGGTGAAAATCGCGAGTGTAGTGAAGATCGCGTGTAGTGAAGATCGCGTGTGTGGTGAAGATCGCGTGTCTGGTGAAGATCGCGAGTGTAGTGAAGATCGCGAGTGTAGTGAAGATCGCGAGTGTAGTGAAGATCGCGAGTGTAGTGAAGATCGCGAGTGTAGTGAAGATCGC carries:
- the LOC138371844 gene encoding putative uncharacterized protein ENSP00000383309; its protein translation is MLDEASLTRVLDEASLTRMLDEASLTRVLDEASLTRVLDEASLTRVLDEASLTRVLDEASLTRMLDEASLTRVLDEASLTRVLDEASLTRVLDEASLTRVLDEASLTRVLDEASLTRVLDEASLTRVLDEASLTRVLDEASLTRVLDEASLTRVLDEASLTRVLDEASLTKMLDEASLTRVLDEASLTRMLDEASLTKMLDEASLTRVLDEASLTRMLDEASLTRMLDEASLTRMLDEASLTKMLDEASLTRVLDEASLTRMLDEASLTRMLDEASLTRVLDEASLTRMLDEALLTRTCCFLKRHST